The Candidatus Acidiferrales bacterium genome includes a region encoding these proteins:
- a CDS encoding glycoside hydrolase family 57 protein, producing MNDAKPLKILFVWHHHQPYYKADGKFLLPWVRMHGIKDYWDMVRILDDYQNIRQTFNFTPSLLEQLQEYLDHETTDAAYDLSLRNPDSFTMEDKIRALKVFFLANTERMIRRYRRYSELLDKWMKKGRDDSSAVQSFSSQDFRDLQVWWNLSWVGEYSRFDPPFRYYLDKERNFTEEEKLHLLRSQLDILRRIVPHHIEAANRGQIEISASPFYHPILPLLCDSNSGREANPETRLPANRFRHPEDADEQVKSGLKYAETIFGVRPKGMWPSEGSVSDAALNIMVKNKIAWTATDELILKKTLLKSRKKTGAEFLEKYFAYYFGSGKNRIKIFFRDHDLSDLIGFVYSRWSPDDAASDFVGRLLGIRDLVRKRFGENALDYAVVPIILDGENAWEFYQSDGKDFLRTLYYRLSNETRIETALPSDIEVRRGNILKHISPGSWINGDFKIWIGHPEDNKAWDFLFHARDAFEKLSKGKQSVEIKSSHKELMIAEGSDWCWWYGDEHKSPQAGQFDELFRYHLKQVHKSLGMEAPAELEEPIKKKTAQLLRQPSSKISPRFEKRDLDKEWKNAGIVEQASGAMQKEGTLIKRVYWGNDLTNIYLRIDTTKKISSEKIVIRFLSDPQVYVELGRVFSFRTECPANDFEFSGQCRIDDTIQVALNLGKIKFDDLNLTIALYNNDVLIDSFPHDGTARFGIVQ from the coding sequence GTGAACGACGCTAAGCCGCTAAAAATTCTCTTCGTCTGGCACCACCACCAGCCTTACTACAAAGCTGACGGAAAGTTTCTGCTGCCGTGGGTCAGAATGCACGGCATCAAAGACTACTGGGATATGGTGCGGATTTTAGACGACTATCAAAATATAAGGCAGACCTTCAACTTCACGCCGTCTCTCCTCGAACAACTTCAAGAGTATCTGGATCATGAAACGACTGATGCCGCGTACGACTTATCGTTAAGAAATCCCGACTCATTTACGATGGAAGACAAAATCAGGGCGCTGAAAGTATTCTTTCTCGCAAACACGGAGAGAATGATCAGGCGTTATCGCAGGTACTCGGAACTTCTGGACAAATGGATGAAGAAGGGTCGTGACGATAGCTCGGCGGTGCAAAGTTTTTCATCGCAGGACTTTCGGGATTTACAGGTATGGTGGAACTTATCCTGGGTCGGTGAATATTCCCGGTTTGACCCGCCGTTCAGATATTACCTGGACAAGGAGAGAAATTTCACCGAAGAAGAGAAGCTTCATCTGCTGAGATCGCAGCTCGATATCCTTCGCCGCATCGTGCCGCACCATATCGAAGCTGCAAACCGCGGACAAATAGAAATCAGCGCTTCTCCATTCTATCATCCTATCCTTCCGCTCCTTTGCGACAGCAACTCAGGCAGAGAAGCGAATCCTGAAACGAGATTGCCGGCCAACCGTTTCAGGCATCCGGAAGACGCAGATGAACAGGTTAAATCAGGATTGAAATATGCCGAAACGATTTTCGGCGTCCGTCCGAAAGGAATGTGGCCGAGCGAAGGGTCCGTCAGCGACGCTGCTTTGAACATAATGGTAAAGAATAAAATCGCATGGACTGCGACGGACGAGTTAATTCTCAAGAAAACTCTTTTGAAATCGAGGAAGAAAACCGGCGCCGAATTCCTGGAAAAGTATTTCGCCTATTATTTCGGCAGCGGGAAGAACCGCATTAAGATTTTCTTCAGAGACCATGACCTTTCCGATTTGATCGGATTCGTATATTCGCGATGGAGCCCGGACGACGCTGCAAGCGATTTCGTGGGACGTCTGCTGGGGATCCGGGATTTAGTTCGAAAACGATTTGGTGAGAACGCATTAGATTATGCCGTCGTTCCTATAATCCTCGACGGTGAGAATGCGTGGGAATTTTATCAAAGCGACGGGAAGGATTTTCTCAGGACCCTTTACTACAGACTCTCCAACGAGACAAGGATAGAAACAGCCCTTCCGTCGGATATCGAGGTGCGACGAGGCAACATTTTGAAACATATCTCTCCAGGTTCTTGGATAAACGGCGATTTCAAAATATGGATCGGCCATCCCGAAGACAACAAAGCCTGGGATTTCTTATTTCATGCGCGTGACGCTTTCGAGAAGTTATCCAAAGGGAAACAATCAGTCGAAATAAAAAGCTCGCACAAAGAACTCATGATCGCTGAAGGCTCGGACTGGTGCTGGTGGTACGGTGACGAACACAAGTCCCCTCAGGCAGGCCAGTTCGATGAGTTGTTCAGATATCATTTGAAACAAGTCCATAAATCTCTGGGGATGGAAGCACCGGCTGAGCTTGAAGAACCGATCAAGAAGAAAACCGCACAGCTGTTACGGCAACCTTCGTCAAAAATTTCTCCCAGATTCGAAAAGCGAGACCTTGATAAAGAATGGAAAAATGCGGGCATCGTGGAACAGGCGAGCGGCGCGATGCAGAAGGAGGGAACCCTCATCAAGCGCGTCTATTGGGGAAACGATCTGACAAATATCTATCTCCGGATCGACACGACGAAAAAAATTTCCAGCGAGAAAATCGTTATCCGTTTTCTTTCTGACCCGCAAGTATATGTCGAACTCGGTAGAGTTTTTTCATTCCGGACAGAATGCCCGGCAAACGATTTCGAGTTCAGCGGGCAATGTCGCATAGACGACACAATCCAGGTTGCGCTAAATTTAGGAAAGATAAAATTCGATGACCTTAATTTGACGATCGCACTCTACAACAATGACGTGCTCATAGACTCATTCCCCCATGATGGTACAGCCAGATTCGGAATTGTTCAGTAA
- a CDS encoding GWxTD domain-containing protein → MGRRIWAIWLLLSGAAFAQVEMQQSFTYVAPHFYFDALNFKSDDGKSRMDFYFQMPYDDIQFVKAGNEFLASYEISLQLIDDDGNRALEETWSERPVCQSFDETTSHTIYSSAEKQFIVRPGAYTLKITVTDSETQKSYAAQRGFRARNYADSLQSLSDIMLLKSSTFFNGKRTIIPNVDENVISQSDSFPIFYEVYFPKPEDSAFATTEISDKKNGTIYSVSRWITGKNRVERVVAEIPKDSIPMGLYKLSVTLFASAEKESPVVATASRFFTIHFPDLPLTITDLDKAADEMMYIANGSTIDSIKSAPDMFIKEKRFLDFWQKYNPNKSSKDLRVMDEYFNRVAYANEHFTHYFQGWKTDMGMIYIIFGPPSSVDRHPFEVDSKPYEVWDYYYRNRQIVFVDETGFGDYRLVTPLSDVYSPPYGPDYLGK, encoded by the coding sequence ATGGGAAGAAGAATTTGGGCAATATGGTTGCTCTTGTCGGGGGCAGCGTTCGCCCAGGTAGAGATGCAGCAATCTTTTACTTATGTGGCCCCGCATTTTTACTTTGATGCGTTGAATTTCAAGTCTGACGACGGCAAGAGCAGAATGGATTTTTATTTCCAGATGCCTTATGACGACATACAGTTTGTCAAAGCCGGAAATGAATTCCTGGCCTCTTACGAAATATCGCTGCAACTGATAGATGATGACGGGAATCGTGCCCTGGAAGAGACGTGGAGCGAAAGGCCGGTCTGCCAGAGTTTCGATGAGACGACGAGCCACACGATCTACTCCTCTGCGGAAAAACAATTCATCGTGCGACCCGGCGCATATACTTTGAAAATTACCGTGACCGACTCCGAGACGCAAAAATCCTACGCGGCACAACGCGGCTTCAGGGCTAGGAACTACGCGGATTCGTTACAATCTTTGTCGGACATCATGCTCTTAAAGAGCTCCACATTCTTCAATGGCAAGCGGACTATCATTCCAAACGTAGACGAAAATGTCATCTCGCAGAGCGATTCGTTCCCGATCTTTTACGAAGTTTATTTCCCAAAGCCGGAGGATTCCGCATTTGCCACCACTGAAATTTCCGACAAGAAAAACGGGACGATTTATTCCGTTTCAAGATGGATCACGGGGAAAAACAGAGTGGAGCGCGTCGTCGCAGAAATTCCCAAAGATTCTATCCCGATGGGACTTTACAAGTTGAGCGTCACACTGTTTGCGTCTGCGGAGAAAGAATCTCCCGTGGTGGCGACCGCTTCCCGTTTTTTCACCATTCATTTTCCCGACTTGCCTCTGACGATTACCGACCTCGACAAGGCTGCGGATGAAATGATGTACATCGCAAACGGCAGCACCATCGACAGCATCAAATCGGCGCCGGACATGTTCATAAAGGAAAAACGCTTCTTAGACTTCTGGCAGAAATACAATCCCAACAAATCTTCGAAAGATCTCCGGGTAATGGATGAATACTTCAACCGCGTCGCTTACGCGAACGAACACTTCACTCATTATTTTCAGGGATGGAAGACCGACATGGGAATGATCTACATAATATTCGGGCCGCCGAGCAGCGTGGATCGCCATCCGTTTGAAGTAGACAGCAAGCCCTACGAAGTCTGGGATTACTATTATCGAAACCGACAAATTGTTTTCGTGGACGAAACCGGTTTCGGCGACTACAGGCTTGTTACTCCGTTATCTGACGTCTATTCGCCTCCATACGGGCCCGACTATCTCGGCAAGTGA
- the rimO gene encoding 30S ribosomal protein S12 methylthiotransferase RimO, with protein sequence MSEKKIHIITVGCPKNQVDSEELSAQLKANGYSITSSLESAEVAVINTCGFIDAAKQESIETILRVAERKKSNGLKKVIVTGCLVERYKKELREGLHEVDAFYGTNEIGNVLKEFGAEYKYEMLGERLLSSPGHYAYLKISEGCDNPCSFCAIPLMRGKHVSKPLEQVVHEAELLAQKGVKELIVIGQDTTYYGLDIYGKRELPELMTRLNKLDGIEWIRLMYAYPAKFPEELLDVIRDGEKICKYIDIPIQHVSDDVLRSMRRGITRRKLEELLYKIRESIPGVAIRTTLIVGYPAEGEREFEELIKFVEEFKFDRLGAFTYSPEDGTTASILGDPVPQDEKERRHAAIMEAQRQIIEELNGRKIGKTLKVLVDKNEGDNCVGRTSHDAPEIDTEVIFNSKSLPGEFVNIKIHDAHEHDLYGV encoded by the coding sequence GTGAGCGAGAAAAAGATTCACATAATAACTGTCGGATGCCCCAAGAACCAGGTGGACAGCGAAGAGCTTTCGGCGCAGCTAAAGGCAAACGGTTACTCCATCACCAGCTCTCTCGAATCGGCAGAGGTTGCGGTCATCAATACATGCGGTTTCATCGATGCCGCGAAACAAGAATCCATCGAAACGATTCTTCGTGTAGCTGAGCGCAAGAAATCAAACGGTTTGAAGAAGGTTATCGTCACCGGTTGTCTGGTGGAAAGGTACAAGAAGGAGCTTCGCGAGGGCTTGCATGAGGTCGATGCATTCTACGGCACGAATGAAATCGGGAATGTTCTCAAAGAATTCGGCGCAGAGTATAAATATGAGATGCTCGGGGAGCGTCTTCTGTCTTCCCCGGGCCATTATGCGTATCTGAAAATTTCCGAGGGATGTGACAACCCATGTTCGTTCTGCGCTATTCCGCTCATGCGCGGCAAACATGTCTCGAAGCCGCTCGAACAAGTCGTCCATGAAGCCGAGCTCCTTGCTCAAAAAGGCGTCAAGGAGCTGATAGTCATCGGACAGGATACGACATATTACGGCCTGGACATTTACGGCAAGCGAGAACTCCCGGAACTCATGACAAGGCTGAACAAGTTGGACGGGATCGAATGGATACGATTGATGTATGCCTATCCGGCAAAGTTTCCAGAAGAATTATTAGACGTAATTCGAGACGGCGAAAAAATCTGCAAATACATCGATATTCCGATCCAGCATGTATCGGATGATGTTCTCAGATCGATGCGGCGCGGCATAACGAGGAGAAAACTCGAAGAGCTTCTTTATAAAATCCGCGAAAGCATCCCCGGAGTGGCAATAAGAACCACTTTGATCGTTGGTTATCCCGCCGAAGGGGAACGGGAATTTGAAGAACTTATTAAATTCGTCGAAGAATTCAAGTTCGACAGGCTGGGCGCATTCACATATTCGCCGGAGGACGGAACGACGGCGTCCATTCTCGGAGATCCAGTTCCGCAGGACGAGAAGGAAAGACGCCACGCAGCCATAATGGAAGCTCAGAGACAGATAATCGAAGAACTGAATGGCAGGAAAATCGGGAAAACGCTGAAAGTGCTCGTCGATAAGAACGAGGGGGATAACTGCGTCGGCAGAACGAGCCATGATGCTCCGGAGATCGATACCGAAGTCATTTTCAACTCAAAAAGTTTGCCGGGCGAATTCGTAAATATAAAGATCCACGATGCACACGAACATGATCTGTACGGTGTTTAA
- a CDS encoding GH116 family glycosyl-hydrolase, translating into MGYRVCASSIAIIVSSLLIFPSLLDARVNQRNIWPVPACAWSRSLGNHPNGATTWNKRGVPLGGFGAGNFMYNYCGTFGPWEFQTGNHEEKFLSQAAFHVFEQVSGVPDVVKTLATEDVLPAWNRLPQDSGTYYALYPKAWFVYSGTTADVSLKQFTPIIPNNYRETSYPVSVFQFQLSNPTSDTLKIAVMFTFPNAPYGSDTRTGLVNQAVQQDDITGVVMKASSSENPATTQNTEWCIATQAVSGATVSFCTSWNGNGNGQDIYDRFGANGVLPDSAIDTSSTASAIAVEISLAPGSTAVVPFVLSWDFPRVRFGWGTEWYRRYTEYFGFTGDHSFDIAKEALMSSEEWESEIDRWQNLIINEPLYPDWLKQGALNELYFDTFGGVFWENGCITKPAESSYGTLPADDHKYFCTECPDYLFLESFDVRQYGARHYLELWPDIDRDVLKWNADYVANDPTGDVPHDAGRAGEDPFFHYSVACGCQGWQDMPNRFIQQVYAYYQKTRDESFLDFVWPACLKAYNRAKSFDTNHNGIPDNGNTTYDTFPFTGDNLFTGGLFVAATEAMERMALAKNDTAFSRELHQDYLSLKSTLDTLFWKPDQQYYKIDAGSAGIMADGLNGQRYCETTGLDPILPPDRIASHLNKVYEMCVAPLRDYDGDGEGDEGMVNGRNSDGSPITYGQQPAEVWSGTTYFVAAMMYHWGRLTNDARLEERALKAAHGAYFQTWVNDSTAYFFDTPEAWYADNPRQFRAQQYQRPRAIWELLLEIKDPFDTLTSIHPPAFDHAPAKFALYQNYPNPFNPGTAISFSIPSRSFVNLKIYDVLGREVTSVVSEELSAGNYTRQLNCSSWPSGVYFCRLQSANFISTKKLLLLK; encoded by the coding sequence GTGGGATACCGGGTGTGCGCGAGTAGTATTGCGATTATTGTTTCATCGCTCTTGATTTTTCCGTCTCTCCTCGATGCGAGAGTAAACCAAAGAAACATCTGGCCCGTCCCTGCATGTGCATGGTCGAGGTCTCTTGGGAACCATCCTAACGGAGCGACGACATGGAACAAGCGCGGAGTGCCGCTCGGAGGTTTCGGTGCGGGAAATTTCATGTACAATTACTGCGGAACGTTCGGTCCTTGGGAATTCCAGACCGGCAATCATGAAGAGAAGTTTCTCTCTCAGGCGGCCTTTCATGTATTCGAACAAGTTTCTGGAGTGCCCGACGTCGTGAAAACACTTGCGACTGAGGATGTACTGCCGGCATGGAATAGACTTCCGCAGGACTCGGGAACATATTATGCTCTTTATCCGAAGGCATGGTTTGTCTACTCCGGAACTACGGCGGATGTTTCACTTAAACAATTTACTCCTATCATCCCTAACAACTATCGGGAGACGAGCTACCCGGTAAGTGTATTTCAATTTCAATTGTCCAATCCGACGTCCGATACTCTGAAGATAGCTGTCATGTTCACGTTCCCCAATGCGCCGTACGGAAGTGATACTCGAACGGGCCTTGTGAATCAAGCGGTGCAGCAAGATGATATAACCGGCGTGGTCATGAAAGCGAGCAGCTCAGAAAATCCTGCTACGACTCAAAACACGGAGTGGTGCATCGCGACGCAAGCGGTCTCCGGTGCGACAGTTTCGTTCTGCACATCATGGAACGGCAATGGAAACGGCCAGGATATATACGACCGATTCGGCGCAAACGGCGTATTGCCGGACAGTGCAATTGACACCTCTTCGACTGCATCCGCCATCGCGGTGGAAATATCGCTTGCTCCCGGGAGCACGGCAGTTGTGCCGTTCGTGCTCTCCTGGGATTTTCCGAGAGTCCGTTTCGGATGGGGCACGGAATGGTACAGGCGATATACGGAGTATTTCGGATTCACGGGAGATCATTCGTTCGACATAGCTAAAGAAGCTCTTATGAGTTCAGAAGAATGGGAGAGTGAAATCGACCGATGGCAGAATCTCATCATCAATGAACCATTATACCCGGACTGGCTGAAGCAGGGAGCGCTGAACGAATTGTATTTCGATACGTTTGGCGGAGTGTTTTGGGAAAACGGATGCATCACAAAACCTGCCGAGTCTTCGTACGGAACTTTGCCCGCCGACGATCACAAATATTTCTGCACGGAGTGCCCCGACTATTTGTTTCTCGAGAGTTTCGATGTCCGGCAGTATGGAGCACGCCACTATCTCGAGCTTTGGCCCGATATCGACCGGGACGTCTTAAAGTGGAACGCGGACTACGTTGCAAACGATCCGACCGGTGATGTGCCGCACGATGCCGGACGCGCGGGGGAAGATCCATTTTTCCATTACAGTGTAGCTTGCGGCTGCCAGGGCTGGCAGGATATGCCCAACAGATTCATTCAGCAGGTTTACGCATACTATCAAAAAACCCGCGATGAATCTTTCCTGGACTTTGTGTGGCCGGCATGTCTGAAGGCTTACAACCGAGCAAAATCGTTCGACACAAACCATAATGGGATTCCCGACAATGGCAATACGACATATGACACCTTCCCATTCACCGGCGATAATCTGTTTACCGGCGGACTGTTCGTAGCGGCAACCGAAGCGATGGAGCGGATGGCGCTGGCGAAAAATGATACGGCATTTTCAAGGGAGCTGCACCAGGATTACTTGTCTCTGAAATCGACGCTGGATACTCTGTTCTGGAAACCGGACCAGCAATACTACAAGATCGATGCGGGTTCGGCCGGCATAATGGCAGATGGATTGAACGGACAACGCTATTGCGAGACGACAGGATTGGATCCGATACTCCCGCCCGACCGTATTGCATCCCATCTCAACAAGGTTTATGAAATGTGCGTCGCACCACTGCGCGACTACGACGGCGACGGCGAAGGCGACGAGGGAATGGTTAACGGGAGGAATTCAGACGGAAGTCCTATCACCTATGGTCAGCAGCCGGCAGAAGTGTGGAGCGGGACAACGTACTTTGTCGCGGCCATGATGTATCACTGGGGAAGACTCACGAACGACGCACGACTCGAGGAGCGTGCCTTGAAAGCGGCGCACGGGGCTTACTTCCAGACATGGGTGAACGACAGCACTGCGTACTTCTTCGATACGCCCGAGGCATGGTACGCCGACAATCCGCGACAGTTTCGCGCACAGCAGTATCAACGGCCCCGCGCCATCTGGGAGCTATTGCTCGAAATAAAAGATCCATTCGATACTTTGACCTCGATTCATCCACCTGCTTTCGATCATGCACCGGCAAAGTTTGCTCTCTATCAGAATTATCCGAATCCGTTCAACCCAGGTACCGCAATATCATTCAGCATTCCTTCAAGATCATTTGTCAATTTGAAAATATACGATGTCCTCGGAAGGGAGGTCACATCGGTTGTTTCGGAAGAATTATCGGCAGGAAATTACACGCGGCAATTGAATTGCTCTTCATGGCCAAGCGGCGTTTATTTCTGCCGGCTTCAGAGTGCAAACTTCATATCGACGAAGAAATTACTTTTGCTCAAATAG
- a CDS encoding T9SS type A sorting domain-containing protein has product MKACFLFSIISLLMTPAVVFPQWQQLNCSNQSDVQCFAVDSSSAGPDSTVIFAGTWGDGVFRSLDQGETWTQINAGLADLYINTLAVIRSRTNQSELFAGTNFGLFISTNDGANWIEADSGLTNMTLCSVASVDTVLVAGTWGDGIFRSTDNGKSWSQQSSMLAGKFITSIITCPTRDGSGRSGLFAATDNSGVFLSSDKGVTWTFVSGGIYGYIHSLAISVTPADTTLFVARDGIGVYCTANYGKKWTLKRTGLTNWSTMSFAMDRTPTDTTLILATWGSGVFLSHDNAANWTAVDTGLSDPYVWSICVGPSSGAGRYLFAGTNDHGIWRRPMSELAAEVRATVGENSKLFSLNQNYPNPFNPSTVISYQLPVNSQVTLKVYDVLGREVATLVNARQTPGEHSVTFDARNLPSGIYFYRISAGGYTATRKMLLVK; this is encoded by the coding sequence ATGAAAGCGTGCTTTTTATTCTCCATTATCTCATTGCTCATGACTCCGGCTGTCGTGTTCCCGCAATGGCAGCAGCTTAATTGCTCCAATCAAAGCGACGTACAATGTTTCGCCGTCGATTCCTCTTCAGCGGGCCCAGACTCAACTGTGATTTTCGCCGGAACATGGGGAGATGGAGTCTTTCGCTCATTAGACCAGGGAGAAACCTGGACTCAAATCAACGCGGGACTTGCCGATTTATACATCAATACGCTTGCTGTCATTCGAAGCAGAACGAATCAATCCGAACTCTTTGCAGGCACCAACTTTGGCCTCTTCATTTCCACGAACGACGGAGCAAACTGGATCGAAGCAGACTCAGGTCTCACGAACATGACCCTTTGTTCCGTTGCTTCAGTAGATACAGTTCTGGTCGCGGGTACCTGGGGCGACGGAATTTTCCGATCAACAGACAATGGAAAAAGCTGGAGTCAGCAGAGCTCCATGCTTGCGGGCAAATTCATCACTTCAATCATTACATGCCCCACGCGGGATGGATCCGGCAGATCCGGTCTCTTTGCCGCGACCGACAACAGCGGCGTGTTTCTCTCGAGCGATAAAGGCGTAACCTGGACTTTTGTGAGCGGAGGGATTTACGGATACATACATTCTCTCGCCATCAGCGTCACGCCGGCAGACACAACGCTTTTTGTGGCGAGGGACGGAATCGGAGTATATTGCACCGCAAACTACGGTAAGAAATGGACGCTCAAGAGAACGGGACTGACAAACTGGAGCACGATGTCATTCGCGATGGATAGAACCCCGACCGACACAACTCTCATCCTGGCAACGTGGGGCAGCGGAGTTTTTCTTTCTCACGACAACGCAGCAAACTGGACTGCAGTAGATACAGGTTTATCTGATCCATATGTCTGGAGTATTTGTGTCGGACCGTCTTCAGGTGCCGGAAGGTACCTTTTTGCAGGGACTAACGACCATGGTATATGGAGGCGGCCGATGTCGGAACTTGCCGCCGAAGTCAGGGCCACCGTGGGTGAGAATTCCAAATTGTTTTCGCTTAATCAGAATTATCCCAACCCGTTCAACCCATCGACGGTGATCAGTTACCAGTTGCCGGTGAACAGTCAGGTCACTTTGAAGGTGTACGACGTGCTGGGAAGGGAAGTAGCTACTCTCGTGAACGCTCGCCAGACTCCCGGCGAGCATTCCGTAACTTTTGATGCACGCAATCTCCCGAGTGGAATTTACTTTTACCGCATATCAGCCGGGGGGTACACTGCGACGAGAAAAATGTTGTTGGTGAAGTAG